The following coding sequences are from one Desulfotomaculum sp. window:
- a CDS encoding trp RNA-binding attenuation protein MtrB: MTEPYDLHADYVVIKALDNGVTIIGLTRGKDTRFHHTEKLDKGEIMIAQFTEHTSAIKIRGKVELLTKHGKIRNDENQ, from the coding sequence ATGACAGAGCCTTATGATTTACATGCTGATTACGTTGTTATAAAAGCTTTGGATAACGGTGTTACTATTATCGGTCTCACCCGCGGCAAGGATACAAGGTTTCATCACACAGAGAAGTTAGATAAAGGAGAGATAATGATTGCACAGTTTACCGAGCATACCTCGGCGATCAAGATACGCGGTAAAGTTGAACTGTTAACCAAACATGGTAAGATACGAAATGATGAGAATCAATGA
- a CDS encoding glutamate decarboxylase gives MWTVVYIAPSMEEADEIKRLLSSEGLLVKIKNIDSSSGMTPNSSIEILVPESEADEAMEIIDSI, from the coding sequence ATGTGGACAGTAGTTTATATCGCTCCCAGTATGGAAGAAGCCGACGAAATAAAACGACTTCTTTCAAGCGAGGGCTTACTGGTTAAAATAAAAAATATTGACAGTTCCTCCGGAATGACACCCAACAGCTCCATAGAGATTCTGGTACCCGAGTCAGAGGCCGATGAGGCGATGGAAATCATAGATTCTATTTAA
- the pfkA gene encoding 6-phosphofructokinase encodes MQRIAVLTSGGDAPGMNAAIRAVVRKALYHGLEVMGIKRGYSGFVEADIEPMNLRSVTDIIHRGGTILHTARNEQFKTVQGRAMAWENVERFGIQGLVVIGGDGSFQGALALNREYHLPVICLPGTIDNDICGTDYTIGFDTALNSVVEAINKIRDTASAHERTFVIEVMGRETGLIALHSGLAGGAESIIIPEYNYDIEKICTRLIRSYRQGSSHSIIVVAEGAASGVDIGREIKQRTGFDTKVTILGHLQRGGNPSAFDRILASMMGSKAVELLMSGDDKKMVGYTAGKVVVLDLEQASSRKKKIDLEMYSLAGILSM; translated from the coding sequence ATGCAAAGGATCGCTGTTCTTACCAGCGGCGGTGACGCTCCGGGTATGAATGCGGCAATACGGGCGGTTGTGCGCAAGGCGCTTTATCACGGCCTTGAGGTAATGGGCATTAAAAGAGGGTACAGTGGTTTTGTTGAAGCGGACATAGAACCTATGAACCTTCGGTCCGTAACTGATATCATTCACAGAGGCGGGACTATCCTGCATACTGCCCGGAACGAACAGTTTAAAACAGTACAGGGAAGAGCCATGGCCTGGGAAAATGTTGAGCGTTTCGGGATTCAGGGACTTGTGGTTATCGGAGGAGACGGCTCTTTTCAGGGCGCCCTCGCTTTAAACAGGGAGTATCATTTACCTGTTATTTGCCTGCCCGGCACAATAGATAATGATATCTGCGGTACTGACTATACAATAGGTTTTGATACGGCACTCAACTCAGTTGTTGAGGCAATCAACAAAATCAGGGACACCGCTTCAGCTCATGAGCGAACTTTTGTAATAGAGGTAATGGGACGGGAAACAGGCTTGATTGCTTTACATTCGGGCCTGGCGGGCGGGGCTGAATCTATTATTATTCCTGAATATAATTATGATATTGAAAAAATTTGTACGCGTCTGATCCGCAGCTACCGTCAGGGAAGCTCGCACAGTATTATAGTCGTCGCCGAAGGCGCTGCCAGCGGTGTTGATATAGGCAGGGAAATTAAGCAAAGAACCGGCTTCGATACCAAAGTTACTATTTTGGGGCACCTGCAGAGGGGCGGAAACCCTTCCGCTTTTGACAGGATTCTGGCAAGCATGATGGGTTCTAAAGCTGTGGAATTGCTCATGTCCGGGGATGATAAAAAAATGGTCGGCTATACCGCCGGGAAGGTAGTTGTCCTAGATCTTGAGCAGGCCAGCAGCCGGAAGAAAAAAATTGATCTGGAAATGTATTCCTTGGCGGGAATATTATCCATGTGA
- the pyk gene encoding pyruvate kinase — protein MKRTRIVSTIGPASGEISILEKMMNAGLDVARLNFSHGTREEHLEKITAVREAAVKTGKNIAVLMDTRGPEVRLGRLERPVQLNAGQCVVLVPEGCQPGKNCLPVSYADLSRDVKPGNKIILADGQIELKVISTGMDVVECEIIHGGEISGQKGVNLPEVNLGLPFMSDEDRADILFGIRHGVDFIALSFVRAEQDILTVRKILEEENSHAQVIAKIESREGLANLSGIIRSSDGIMVARGDLGIYLPVEEVPLVQKEIVKMCSEAGKPVIVATQMLETMINNPSPTRAEVSDVANAILDGADAVMLSGETAIGRHPVESVEIMKRIAERVENSLPHDEILAQKNRGINHTVTDAISHATVTTARDLEAAAIITSTQTGYTALMISKYRPRAPIIAVTPYNEVLRRMALFWGVQPLLIESFQNTDQMIDSSIRSSLNSGMVKSGDLVVVTAGIPPDRRGTTNFLKVHIV, from the coding sequence ATGAAACGTACCAGGATTGTATCTACAATAGGTCCTGCGAGCGGGGAAATTTCGATCCTCGAAAAAATGATGAATGCCGGCTTGGATGTAGCCCGGCTTAATTTTTCCCACGGCACACGGGAAGAACACCTGGAAAAGATAACTGCCGTCAGGGAAGCGGCTGTGAAAACAGGTAAGAATATAGCCGTACTGATGGATACGAGAGGCCCTGAAGTGCGTTTAGGCCGCCTGGAGAGGCCGGTTCAATTAAATGCCGGGCAATGTGTTGTTCTCGTTCCGGAAGGGTGTCAACCAGGTAAGAACTGCCTGCCGGTTTCATATGCAGATTTATCCCGGGACGTTAAACCCGGCAATAAGATAATATTGGCTGACGGGCAGATCGAATTAAAAGTGATTTCAACCGGAATGGACGTTGTGGAGTGCGAAATAATCCATGGCGGTGAAATATCAGGGCAAAAGGGAGTAAACCTTCCGGAAGTTAATTTGGGCCTGCCTTTTATGTCGGATGAAGACCGTGCCGACATTCTTTTCGGGATCAGGCATGGTGTTGATTTTATAGCGCTGTCCTTTGTGCGTGCGGAGCAGGATATTTTAACGGTCAGGAAGATATTGGAGGAAGAGAACTCGCACGCTCAGGTTATTGCTAAAATTGAAAGCCGGGAAGGGCTGGCAAACCTTTCCGGTATTATTAGATCTTCAGATGGGATCATGGTTGCCAGAGGGGATCTTGGGATCTACCTGCCGGTTGAAGAAGTTCCCCTTGTCCAGAAAGAAATCGTGAAAATGTGCAGCGAAGCCGGCAAGCCGGTTATTGTAGCCACTCAAATGCTTGAAACGATGATCAACAATCCCTCTCCGACCCGGGCTGAAGTCAGCGACGTGGCCAACGCCATTTTAGACGGCGCCGATGCAGTTATGCTTTCCGGAGAAACTGCCATCGGCCGCCATCCTGTCGAGTCTGTGGAAATTATGAAGCGGATCGCTGAGAGAGTTGAAAATTCGCTGCCTCATGATGAGATATTAGCTCAAAAGAACAGAGGAATTAACCATACTGTCACAGACGCTATCAGCCATGCGACTGTTACGACAGCGCGGGACCTTGAAGCCGCAGCCATTATTACATCTACCCAGACCGGATACACAGCCCTGATGATCAGTAAATACCGTCCGAGAGCGCCAATTATTGCAGTTACCCCCTATAACGAGGTCTTGCGCAGGATGGCCCTGTTCTGGGGTGTGCAGCCCTTGCTTATCGAGTCATTCCAAAATACCGATCAGATGATCGACTCCTCCATCAGAAGTTCTCTTAATTCCGGTATGGTTAAATCCGGTGATCTTGTTGTAGTTACTGCCGGAATACCCCCAGACCGCCGGGGTACAACCAATTTCCTGAAGGTTCATATCGTTTAA
- a CDS encoding transcriptional regulator produces the protein MDLIRVGDKVINPERVHRSIDKIFQLRKEGHSQQEVADKLGVDRTLISRLESMGEIRKGALMALVGFPVENGEELNEVARAEGVDFVMLMNDKERWQFIENKSGADLFNMFMAMVAKIESYDAVIFIGSDMRIKMVEAILGPRVISWEIGISPIKEDRWVNPEQLRQLIRQLKGTS, from the coding sequence ATGGATCTCATACGGGTCGGAGATAAAGTGATCAATCCGGAGCGTGTTCATCGTTCAATCGACAAAATATTTCAGCTTCGCAAAGAGGGGCATTCTCAGCAGGAGGTTGCCGATAAACTAGGGGTTGATCGAACCCTCATTTCAAGGTTGGAGAGCATGGGCGAAATCCGCAAAGGCGCCCTTATGGCTTTGGTAGGTTTTCCGGTCGAAAATGGCGAGGAATTGAATGAAGTTGCACGCGCCGAAGGAGTGGATTTCGTTATGCTCATGAACGACAAAGAGCGCTGGCAATTCATTGAGAATAAGAGCGGAGCCGATCTGTTCAACATGTTTATGGCTATGGTCGCCAAGATTGAAAGTTATGATGCCGTAATCTTTATAGGTTCGGATATGCGTATAAAAATGGTCGAAGCAATACTGGGACCGCGTGTTATCAGCTGGGAGATAGGTATCTCTCCGATTAAGGAAGACCGTTGGGTTAACCCGGAGCAGCTCCGCCAATTGATCCGCCAATTAAAAGGCA